The proteins below come from a single Nostoc sp. KVJ3 genomic window:
- a CDS encoding EH signature domain-containing protein — MNSQFSIPSVPETPQCSPNQLIQLASKLPDATISIPSVDKVLEAIEQGKADQLSKLDWIYCIYAKAQWDQQNIDRSRKTSAAIWKVAIYNSWLQHQLLWRLALYYGDWQEQVLAYSLAESFDIFANSDLVSHLLPVQIIRAFRSTKAGIELAKIACEQRINRTELLNKIKEYLPIWIPLFSKFIEDITPYFTTIRSPNQQQVRWLLSCLDEISESQQIKAVNHLLTNVSNDIANNHSLLVDWLRHNYRNGENWYKLSDPARQRLREWIGGINYGDFQKLVNLILNKLDLPDFEANRLCSRRDFWTNYSNRFERLRILLPKTSQIAIGYQIQDDVDLLEDDGSDPTEVCIFDFGEWFVVEFFRGRGGETRLFPKNSKNQQILFSESTLSVKRIRCLGGDKHDHIFLWQVFSRIWLANNGILPNPNTHPSRNPTTSELQDRENRLERWKGEIEYLEREAKAYCKKICFLIE, encoded by the coding sequence TTGAATTCTCAGTTTTCCATTCCTTCCGTACCTGAAACTCCCCAGTGTAGTCCTAATCAACTTATTCAACTTGCAAGTAAGTTACCAGATGCAACAATATCAATACCAAGTGTTGATAAAGTATTGGAAGCAATTGAACAGGGTAAAGCCGATCAACTAAGTAAGTTGGACTGGATTTACTGCATCTATGCTAAAGCACAGTGGGATCAGCAAAATATTGACCGATCTAGGAAAACATCAGCAGCCATTTGGAAGGTAGCAATTTATAACTCATGGTTGCAACATCAGCTATTATGGCGTTTAGCTCTTTATTATGGTGATTGGCAAGAACAGGTGTTAGCATACTCTTTAGCTGAATCTTTTGATATCTTTGCTAATTCTGACTTAGTTAGTCACCTACTACCAGTTCAAATTATTCGAGCGTTTCGCAGTACAAAAGCAGGTATAGAATTAGCGAAAATTGCTTGTGAACAGCGTATTAATCGAACTGAATTACTAAATAAAATCAAAGAATATTTACCTATTTGGATTCCATTATTCAGCAAATTCATAGAAGATATAACCCCCTATTTTACTACAATTCGCTCTCCAAATCAGCAGCAAGTAAGATGGCTGTTAAGTTGTTTGGATGAAATCTCAGAGAGTCAGCAAATAAAAGCTGTTAATCATTTGCTAACTAATGTTTCCAATGATATAGCAAACAATCATTCTTTACTGGTTGATTGGTTGAGACATAACTATAGAAATGGTGAAAATTGGTATAAACTTTCAGATCCAGCAAGGCAAAGACTTCGAGAGTGGATTGGAGGTATCAATTATGGTGATTTCCAAAAGTTAGTAAATCTAATATTGAACAAGCTCGATTTACCAGACTTCGAGGCAAATCGGCTATGTAGTCGCAGGGACTTTTGGACTAATTACAGTAACCGCTTTGAACGGCTTCGCATCTTGTTACCCAAGACATCACAAATTGCCATAGGGTATCAAATCCAAGATGATGTTGATCTGTTAGAGGATGATGGTAGCGACCCGACAGAAGTCTGTATATTTGATTTTGGTGAGTGGTTTGTAGTCGAATTCTTTCGTGGAAGAGGTGGTGAGACGCGTCTGTTTCCTAAAAATTCCAAAAATCAGCAAATCCTTTTTAGTGAATCAACACTTTCAGTCAAACGTATTCGCTGTCTAGGTGGCGATAAGCACGATCATATCTTTCTTTGGCAGGTATTTTCCCGCATCTGGCTTGCAAATAATGGAATTTTGCCTAATCCAAATACCCACCCTTCCAGAAACCCTACAACATCTGAATTACAAGACCGAGAAAATAGGCTTGAGCGGTGGAAAGGAGAAATTGAATATCTAGAACGGGAAGCTAAAGCCTACTGTAAGAAGATTTGTTTTTTAATAGAGTGA
- a CDS encoding flagellar motor protein MotB, which translates to MADFISDEFVDTEIPDDDSSIYLSIADMMSSLLMFFALLFITVLLQLAEKDAPKRVVIGNVVGQMKSNNINVKVNPETGDVSIQESILFAKGSTELKPDGKAFLRRFIPVYSGVIFSKPEFEQEISRVVIEGHTSSDGDDKTNLQLSLLRSASVYKYIFYDMNFPTKAPLSQKILAAGRGEIESDKTRDNPSDRKVVFRFQFRSDELKKDIVKTSLERS; encoded by the coding sequence ATGGCTGATTTTATCAGCGACGAATTTGTGGATACAGAAATTCCCGATGATGATTCTAGTATCTATTTGTCTATTGCCGATATGATGTCTAGTTTACTAATGTTTTTTGCTTTGCTATTTATCACTGTACTACTCCAGCTTGCAGAAAAAGATGCACCAAAACGAGTAGTAATTGGTAATGTCGTCGGACAAATGAAAAGCAACAATATTAATGTCAAAGTTAACCCAGAAACTGGGGATGTAAGTATCCAAGAATCAATTCTTTTTGCAAAGGGAAGTACCGAGCTTAAACCAGACGGTAAAGCCTTTCTACGCCGCTTTATTCCCGTTTACAGTGGGGTGATTTTCTCAAAACCAGAATTTGAGCAGGAAATTAGCCGCGTAGTTATAGAAGGTCACACTAGCTCAGATGGAGACGATAAAACTAATTTACAATTAAGCTTGTTGCGATCGGCATCAGTTTACAAATACATTTTCTATGATATGAACTTCCCTACAAAAGCACCTTTAAGCCAGAAAATATTAGCTGCTGGTCGTGGAGAAATTGAATCTGACAAAACACGTGATAACCCAAGCGATCGCAAGGTAGTTTTCCGCTTTCAGTTTCGCAGTGATGAGTTAAAAAAAGATATCGTCAAAACCTCTCTGGAAAGGAGCTAA
- a CDS encoding type II toxin-antitoxin system RelE/ParE family toxin yields MSLYFLSPQANQDLQEINDYLFAGNPDIADRFLTIITQKFDILAQFPSMGRRRDELLLALRSFPVDDYLIFYRPIAEGIEVVRIVSGYRDLETLFLDDDLS; encoded by the coding sequence ATGAGTTTATATTTTCTATCGCCTCAAGCTAACCAAGACTTACAAGAAATTAACGATTACCTGTTTGCTGGAAATCCAGATATTGCAGATAGATTTCTCACAATCATCACTCAAAAGTTTGATATTTTAGCACAGTTTCCCAGTATGGGACGTAGACGGGATGAGCTTTTACTTGCGTTGCGTAGCTTTCCAGTTGATGATTATTTGATATTTTATCGCCCAATTGCAGAGGGGATTGAAGTTGTGCGGATAGTAAGTGGCTACCGCGATTTAGAGACGCTGTTTTTAGATGATGATTTAAGTTAA
- a CDS encoding type II toxin-antitoxin system ParD family antitoxin, with amino-acid sequence MNISLTNELEQFIQSQVASGKYNSNEEVILAGIKLLEERERIYKGRFEELQREIAIGVEQLDRGERLDGREVIEQLRQKNQALRKTQGQ; translated from the coding sequence ATGAATATTTCCTTAACAAACGAGCTTGAGCAGTTCATTCAAAGTCAGGTTGCAAGCGGGAAGTACAACTCAAATGAGGAAGTGATTCTTGCAGGTATTAAGCTGTTGGAGGAACGGGAACGTATTTACAAGGGTCGGTTTGAGGAACTGCAAAGAGAAATTGCGATCGGGGTTGAGCAACTCGATCGCGGAGAACGACTCGACGGTAGAGAAGTAATCGAGCAACTGCGTCAAAAGAACCAAGCTTTGAGAAAGACTCAGGGGCAATAA
- a CDS encoding TerC family protein: protein MLDQIFNYLDFHFSVEAPIVLLILVLLEALLSADNAIALAAIARGLEDKELERKALNFGLVVAYVLRITLILTATWVQQFWQFELLGAAYLLWLVFQHFTSQESEGDHHHGPRFNSLLQAIPVIAFTDLAFSLDSVTTAIAVSQEKWLVLTGATIGIITLRFMAGLFIRWLDEYENLEDAGYVTVALVGLRLLLKVVNDSLVPPEWIMIAAIFLILGWGFSKRADTEVPELEPEKSEVSK from the coding sequence ATGCTAGACCAAATTTTTAATTACCTCGACTTTCATTTCAGCGTTGAAGCCCCAATAGTTCTGCTGATTCTGGTGCTTTTAGAGGCGCTGTTATCTGCCGATAATGCCATCGCTCTCGCTGCGATCGCAAGGGGGTTGGAAGACAAGGAACTAGAGCGTAAAGCCCTCAACTTTGGTTTAGTCGTTGCTTATGTGCTGCGAATCACCCTGATTCTCACAGCCACTTGGGTACAACAATTCTGGCAATTTGAATTATTGGGCGCTGCTTATCTGCTGTGGTTGGTATTTCAACACTTTACCTCTCAAGAAAGTGAAGGCGATCACCATCACGGGCCGCGTTTTAATTCCTTGTTGCAAGCGATACCTGTGATTGCATTTACAGATTTAGCATTTTCTTTGGATAGCGTGACAACTGCGATCGCAGTTTCCCAAGAAAAATGGCTAGTGCTGACAGGTGCAACAATTGGGATTATTACTCTGCGATTCATGGCAGGATTGTTTATCCGTTGGCTAGACGAATATGAAAACCTAGAAGACGCAGGGTATGTAACTGTAGCGTTAGTGGGCTTGCGGCTGTTGTTGAAAGTGGTGAACGATAGTTTAGTTCCACCAGAATGGATCATGATTGCTGCCATCTTCCTGATTTTAGGCTGGGGATTTTCTAAGCGTGCTGACACTGAAGTGCCGGAGTTAGAACCAGAAAAGAGCGAAGTCTCAAAATAA
- the ndk gene encoding nucleoside-diphosphate kinase → MERTFLAIKPDGVQRGLVGEIIRRFETKGFTLVGLKFLKVSKELAEQHYGVHRQRPFFASLVEFITSSPVVAMVWEGDGVVASARKIIGATNPLTSEPGTIRGDFGINIGRNLIHGSDAPETAKHEIALWFKDEELVNWQPHITPWLHE, encoded by the coding sequence ATGGAACGTACATTTTTAGCAATTAAGCCAGATGGAGTACAACGGGGATTAGTGGGGGAAATTATCCGTCGTTTTGAAACTAAAGGTTTTACCCTGGTTGGTTTAAAGTTCTTGAAAGTCAGTAAGGAACTGGCTGAACAGCACTATGGTGTTCACCGGCAACGTCCATTTTTTGCTAGTCTAGTGGAATTTATCACTTCTAGCCCAGTAGTGGCGATGGTATGGGAAGGTGATGGCGTTGTTGCATCTGCCAGAAAGATTATTGGTGCTACGAACCCCTTAACATCCGAGCCAGGAACGATTCGCGGTGATTTCGGCATCAATATTGGTCGCAACTTAATCCACGGTTCTGATGCTCCAGAAACTGCGAAACATGAAATCGCCCTATGGTTTAAAGATGAAGAATTAGTCAATTGGCAACCACACATAACCCCTTGGTTGCACGAGTAA